The following coding sequences are from one Candidatus Bathyarchaeota archaeon window:
- a CDS encoding (Fe-S)-binding protein, with protein MKEIRDHIGVDVMACIRCRSCIWSDLPEFLPVCPSYERYGFYAYSGSGKISLARAIVFGSISYDKNLAEVFYKCTMCGACQENCAIFGKKFFGEEYIEKGWTTITDVIQFVREQLVERGIVFPEHKALLENTVKFGNPFVPRKERLKWTEGLDFKIKNLTKEMSKVLFYPGCMYSLEPTVRETTKIFVKLLNKAKVDFGFLGENENCCGVLQLQLGEKGLFQNLAEENLEMLNGLGIETLVTPCPHCYYSFKKLYPKIGNLNFEVQHFTQFLNALIEEGRLKPEKVLNVTITYSDPCNLSRFTRITQEPRKILKSIKGAEIKELPRNQGRTWCCGANGGVMAAFPDLMKFAAKERIKEAESTGSFIIVTACPWCEYSLKTVAEDESLIKVVNCAELLWHAIL; from the coding sequence TTGAAAGAAATAAGGGATCACATAGGCGTTGATGTTATGGCTTGCATTAGATGTCGCAGCTGCATATGGTCAGATCTTCCAGAATTTCTTCCCGTATGTCCATCCTATGAGAGATATGGTTTTTATGCCTACTCTGGCTCCGGAAAAATATCACTAGCAAGAGCCATCGTTTTCGGATCTATAAGCTATGACAAGAATCTTGCGGAAGTGTTTTATAAATGCACAATGTGTGGAGCGTGCCAAGAAAATTGCGCAATATTCGGCAAAAAGTTTTTCGGCGAGGAATATATAGAAAAGGGCTGGACAACTATCACTGATGTGATTCAATTCGTCAGAGAGCAGCTTGTCGAGAGAGGCATAGTTTTTCCAGAACATAAGGCACTTCTCGAAAACACTGTTAAGTTTGGTAATCCTTTTGTTCCTAGAAAAGAACGGTTAAAATGGACAGAAGGTTTAGACTTCAAAATTAAGAATCTAACTAAAGAGATGTCTAAAGTGCTTTTTTATCCCGGGTGCATGTACTCTCTAGAACCTACCGTTAGAGAAACTACAAAAATATTTGTGAAACTTCTGAATAAGGCAAAAGTAGACTTTGGTTTCCTTGGGGAAAATGAAAATTGTTGTGGTGTATTACAATTACAATTAGGTGAAAAAGGTCTGTTCCAAAACCTAGCTGAAGAGAATTTAGAGATGTTGAATGGACTAGGAATAGAAACGTTGGTTACACCTTGTCCTCATTGCTACTATTCATTTAAAAAACTTTACCCCAAAATTGGAAACCTCAACTTTGAAGTGCAGCACTTCACACAGTTTCTTAATGCGCTCATTGAGGAAGGCCGACTTAAACCAGAAAAAGTGCTAAACGTCACAATCACCTATAGCGATCCTTGCAACCTCTCAAGGTTCACAAGAATAACCCAAGAGCCGCGTAAAATCCTTAAAAGCATTAAAGGTGCGGAGATAAAGGAATTACCCAGAAATCAAGGGCGAACATGGTGTTGCGGTGCAAATGGGGGTGTTATGGCGGCTTTTCCTGATCTTATGAAGTTTGCTGCGAAAGAAAGAATTAAAGAGGCTGAAAGTACCGGGAGCTTCATAATAGTTACAGCTTGCCCATGGTGCGAATATAGTCTCAAAACTGTAGCTGAGGATGAGAGTTTAATAAAAGTTGTCAACTGTGCTGAACTCTTGTGGCATGCAATCCTTTAA
- a CDS encoding oxidoreductase — MSLYGLLIDYQWCSGCHSCEVACKQEHNLPVGVWGIKVYELVQEYNGKIFIDYFPFPTDLCNLCAHRTKEGKKPACVQHCMARCMYYGKIEELIKIANEKSKMVLWVPRQ; from the coding sequence ATGTCTCTTTATGGTCTCCTGATAGATTATCAATGGTGTTCTGGCTGCCACTCTTGTGAAGTAGCATGTAAACAAGAACATAACCTACCAGTTGGCGTATGGGGAATTAAAGTATATGAATTAGTACAGGAATATAATGGCAAAATCTTTATTGATTATTTCCCATTTCCCACAGATCTTTGCAATTTATGTGCGCATAGAACAAAAGAAGGGAAAAAACCTGCATGCGTCCAACATTGTATGGCTCGGTGCATGTATTATGGAAAGATTGAGGAGCTAATAAAAATAGCGAATGAGAAGTCAAAAATGGTTCTTTGGGTTCCACGCCAGTAA
- a CDS encoding FAD-binding oxidoreductase, which yields MVFDPSMLEESVKDTPFAAMYPDILAMFPEFKNRMSEQLKREVVGELKRLIGDENVSDNPAVCASYGAVPFLVPEIVIRPKEVEHVQAALRIANKHIIPVTPVAGGCLLSASSTFCIPRGIVLDMSGMNRIIEINTDEGYVVLEPGVTNGQLYKALQPLKYWHSKGSYNPQLSVFGPATTQVQGHRGSGGFDDILGFEVVLPDGTLVRTGGAVAEHGSWAHQYFNFPDIHGLWLNANGMLGVVTKFALRIYPQGEVANFHITGFNSTESAVKFCRQVCLRGAAEHVVIWHWVALLQMERWGKMLYGNVLDGELIPYDTWSPRNFYDPPEGVPLWLTVTTFEGFKEVVEAQIKVCDRLARENGGTVYNHEDFKRVFPYFYEMCVERHVKHEPPRSPAMALGLMAPFFTAAYIGLVPPRNLVQMEKHLVDLFEGKEGMSLISAYIQPFDQGRMMFHRFYISRFGGTFNELREDLRKYATYSAELLRKYGFFGHKPPATREEAKAILQQTGGYYEVLKRIKKALDPNNIMSPHMWPE from the coding sequence TGTCTGAGCAGTTAAAAAGGGAGGTTGTTGGAGAACTTAAAAGACTCATTGGTGATGAAAATGTGTCAGACAATCCAGCGGTGTGCGCAAGTTACGGTGCGGTGCCGTTTCTTGTTCCAGAGATAGTTATTCGACCAAAAGAGGTAGAACATGTTCAAGCCGCGCTTAGGATAGCTAATAAACACATTATACCAGTAACCCCTGTGGCTGGTGGGTGTCTTCTTTCAGCTTCTTCTACCTTTTGTATTCCACGTGGCATAGTCCTCGACATGTCTGGAATGAACAGGATAATAGAGATAAATACTGATGAAGGATACGTCGTTCTTGAACCAGGTGTCACGAATGGTCAGCTTTATAAAGCATTGCAACCGCTCAAGTATTGGCATTCAAAAGGCAGTTATAATCCTCAGCTGAGTGTTTTCGGTCCTGCAACTACACAAGTTCAGGGACATAGAGGAAGTGGAGGTTTTGACGATATTTTAGGTTTTGAAGTGGTGTTGCCGGACGGAACGTTAGTTAGAACAGGTGGAGCTGTCGCTGAACATGGAAGCTGGGCTCATCAATACTTCAACTTTCCAGATATACACGGCCTTTGGTTGAATGCTAATGGTATGTTAGGCGTTGTCACTAAATTCGCGTTGAGAATTTATCCGCAAGGGGAGGTAGCCAACTTTCACATAACTGGTTTTAATTCAACGGAGTCTGCCGTGAAATTCTGTAGGCAGGTGTGTCTTCGCGGTGCTGCCGAACATGTAGTTATCTGGCATTGGGTAGCGCTTTTACAGATGGAACGATGGGGAAAAATGCTGTACGGAAACGTCCTTGACGGAGAGTTGATTCCATACGATACATGGAGTCCTCGAAATTTCTACGATCCTCCTGAAGGAGTGCCACTTTGGCTTACAGTCACAACTTTTGAAGGATTCAAAGAAGTTGTTGAGGCGCAGATTAAAGTTTGTGATAGACTCGCTCGAGAGAACGGGGGAACTGTTTATAATCATGAGGATTTTAAGCGTGTTTTTCCATACTTTTATGAAATGTGTGTAGAGAGGCATGTGAAACATGAACCACCTCGCTCACCAGCAATGGCTCTCGGCCTCATGGCTCCATTTTTTACCGCTGCTTATATAGGTCTTGTTCCACCAAGAAATTTAGTGCAGATGGAGAAGCACCTTGTTGACCTTTTCGAAGGTAAAGAAGGGATGTCTCTGATCTCGGCTTATATTCAGCCCTTTGATCAGGGTAGGATGATGTTTCACAGATTTTATATCTCTAGGTTTGGCGGGACGTTCAATGAGCTTAGGGAGGATTTAAGGAAGTATGCGACATATTCAGCTGAATTGTTAAGGAAGTATGGTTTTTTTGGTCATAAACCACCAGCAACAAGAGAGGAAGCTAAAGCAATCCTACAACAGACGGGTGGCTACTACGAGGTGTTAAAAAGAATTAAGAAAGCGTTAGATCCAAACAATATTATGTCCCCACACATGTGGCCTGAATAG